One window of Chryseobacterium indologenes genomic DNA carries:
- the fbp gene encoding class 1 fructose-bisphosphatase: MSNQPLQTLGEFLIDKQDDFQYSTGEFSRLLSAIRLASKVVNREVNKAGIVDITGAAGNQNIQGEEQQKLDVIANEIFITALSQREVVCGIASEENDDFIDIKCGENGHLSKYVVLIDPLDGSSNIDVNVSVGTIFSIYRRVTEPGTPVQLEDFLQKGINQIAAGYVIYGSSTMIVYTTGNGVNGFTLDPSLGTYYLSHPNMTFPKTGKIYSINEGNYIKFPQGVKNYLKYCQMEEGDRPYTSRYIGSLVADFHRNMLKGGIYIYPSYSQAPNGKLRLLYECNPMAFLAEQAGAKATDGFRRILEIEPTELHQRIPFFCGSIDMVEKAEEFMRIDSVK, from the coding sequence ATGTCAAATCAACCATTACAGACTTTAGGAGAATTTCTTATAGATAAACAGGACGATTTTCAATATTCTACAGGTGAATTTTCTCGTCTTCTGAGCGCAATAAGATTGGCTTCGAAAGTGGTAAACAGAGAAGTAAATAAAGCCGGAATTGTAGATATTACAGGAGCTGCCGGAAACCAGAATATTCAGGGTGAAGAACAGCAGAAACTGGATGTGATTGCGAATGAAATTTTTATTACGGCTTTGTCTCAGAGAGAGGTGGTTTGTGGTATTGCGTCTGAGGAAAATGATGATTTTATTGATATTAAATGTGGCGAAAATGGACATTTAAGTAAATATGTAGTATTGATTGATCCTTTAGACGGATCTTCCAATATTGATGTAAATGTTTCAGTAGGAACTATTTTCTCTATCTACAGAAGAGTTACTGAACCTGGAACTCCTGTACAGCTGGAAGACTTTTTACAGAAAGGAATCAATCAGATTGCAGCGGGATATGTTATTTACGGTTCTTCTACAATGATCGTTTATACAACAGGAAACGGAGTAAACGGATTTACGTTGGATCCTTCTTTAGGAACATATTATCTTTCTCATCCTAACATGACTTTCCCTAAAACGGGTAAAATCTATTCTATCAACGAAGGAAATTATATCAAATTTCCTCAGGGAGTAAAAAATTACCTTAAATATTGCCAGATGGAAGAAGGGGACCGTCCTTATACCTCAAGATATATCGGTTCTTTGGTAGCAGATTTTCATAGAAATATGCTGAAAGGAGGAATTTATATCTATCCTTCATACTCACAGGCTCCAAATGGTAAATTAAGACTATTATACGAATGTAACCCTATGGCATTCCTTGCAGAACAGGCTGGAGCAAAAGCAACTGACGGATTCAGAAGAATTCTTGAAATAGAACCTACAGAACTTCACCAGAGAATTCCGTTCTTCTGTGGAAGTATAGACATGGTAGAAAAAGCAGAAGAATTTATGCGTATCGACAGCGTAAAATAA
- a CDS encoding aspartate kinase, with product MKIFKFGGASVKDADSVKNVSMVLKSQGFAKCLLVISAMGKTTNELEKVVELYFKKDNYQTEIEKIKRKHIEIAEGLFPENHAVFAEINLFFDDIDSFLRRNKSPNYNFVYDQVVSCGEMISTKIVSEYLNEIQFTNQWLDARDYVKTDNSYREGTVDWVRTEEFISNLNPEICYVTQGFIGSDENNFTVTLGREGSDYSAAIFAYCLNAEAMTIWKDVPGVMTGDPRKFNDVSLLSNISYEEAIEMAYYGASVIHPKTLQPLQQKSIPFYVKSFVDPTKEGTKVGASDKNQQEESYILKENQDLLKISTRDFSFIAEDHMSLIFGYLSKYKIKVSLMQNSAISLALCLEDKFNHIDELNQELQKIFKTEAIKNVSLFTVRNAKMDHIDKFYHEKNVLLEQISKNTLQMVTQ from the coding sequence ATGAAAATTTTCAAGTTTGGTGGAGCATCGGTAAAAGATGCTGACAGTGTAAAAAACGTGTCCATGGTTCTAAAAAGCCAGGGATTTGCCAAATGCTTGCTGGTGATTTCAGCAATGGGCAAGACGACAAACGAGTTGGAAAAAGTTGTTGAACTTTATTTCAAAAAGGATAACTATCAAACTGAGATTGAAAAGATAAAACGAAAACACATTGAGATTGCGGAAGGACTTTTTCCTGAAAATCATGCGGTTTTTGCAGAAATCAATCTCTTTTTTGACGATATTGACTCTTTTTTAAGAAGAAATAAGTCTCCTAACTACAATTTTGTTTACGATCAGGTAGTAAGCTGCGGAGAAATGATTTCTACCAAAATTGTGAGTGAATACCTGAATGAAATTCAATTTACCAATCAATGGCTTGATGCCAGAGATTATGTGAAAACGGATAATTCATACAGAGAAGGTACGGTAGACTGGGTGAGAACTGAAGAATTTATTTCTAATCTGAATCCTGAGATCTGCTATGTAACCCAGGGATTCATTGGTTCTGACGAAAACAATTTTACGGTAACGTTAGGAAGAGAAGGTTCAGACTACTCTGCTGCTATTTTTGCTTATTGCTTAAATGCTGAAGCGATGACAATCTGGAAAGATGTACCGGGAGTAATGACGGGAGATCCTAGAAAGTTCAATGACGTCTCTCTTCTTTCTAACATATCTTATGAAGAAGCGATTGAAATGGCTTATTACGGAGCGAGCGTTATTCACCCGAAAACATTACAGCCATTACAGCAAAAAAGTATTCCTTTTTATGTAAAATCTTTCGTAGATCCTACCAAAGAAGGAACCAAAGTAGGTGCTTCCGACAAAAACCAACAGGAAGAATCTTATATTTTAAAAGAAAATCAGGATCTTCTGAAAATATCAACAAGAGACTTCTCTTTTATTGCAGAAGACCATATGAGCTTAATATTTGGCTATTTATCCAAATATAAGATCAAGGTTTCTCTGATGCAGAATTCTGCAATCTCTCTGGCATTGTGCCTTGAAGATAAATTTAACCATATAGATGAGCTCAACCAGGAGCTTCAAAAAATTTTTAAAACCGAAGCAATTAAAAATGTATCTTTATTCACAGTAAGAAATGCGAAGATGGATCACATTGATAAATTTTACCATGAAAAAAATGTATTATTGGAACAAATTTCCAAGAATACTCTTCAAATGGTAACACAATAA
- a CDS encoding lysophospholipid acyltransferase family protein, whose translation MSLISKNDLIKASGLSKLGFLKNPVASAVMSIAKINEVNKLYDKLKDKEGKDFFDSFVRERNLSYVAFEEDLAKIPKTGPFILVSNHPLGAIDGILMCKVLSEVRPDFKVMGNFLLEKIKPMEPYVIAVNPFENRKEAYSSSSGMRETLKHLQNGGCVGIFPAGEVSNKNNPYGEILDKEWEKTALKLIRMAKVPVVPMYFHAKNSRLFYQVAKLHPNLQTLMLPAEMMNDREKPIRIRIGRPITVKAMDDMETIEELGEFLKRKVYMMKSYYEKRKSLAQSINLQNLSVKFPLLKEENIVQNIIDETPLEDIIKDVDKLRGTDKMLFSNGNYEIYFTTYEEIPSIMREIGRQRELTFRAVGEGSNLPFDLDEYDKHYHHLFLWDNGEKKLAGAYRMALGREVMKKYGIKGFYTSSLFEFEQDIHPFFKKVIEMGRAYICQEYQQKPLPLFLLWRGIVHVCLRNPDHKFLMGGVSISNKFSEFSKSLMIEFMRSNYFDSAVAQYITPRNEYKVKLRDRDKNIFFEEMESDLNKLDKIIDDLEPELRLPVLIKKYIKQNAKVIAFNVDPNFNDAIDGLMYIRISDLPENTIKPVLEEMSEQIRKEQENNPADNQ comes from the coding sequence ATGAGTTTAATTTCGAAAAACGATCTGATCAAAGCTTCCGGCTTAAGTAAACTTGGGTTCCTCAAGAACCCGGTAGCATCTGCTGTGATGAGCATTGCCAAAATAAACGAAGTAAATAAATTATACGACAAACTAAAAGATAAGGAAGGCAAAGACTTTTTCGACTCATTTGTAAGAGAAAGAAACCTAAGCTATGTAGCTTTTGAAGAAGATCTGGCAAAGATTCCGAAAACGGGACCATTTATTCTGGTTTCCAATCACCCGCTGGGTGCAATTGACGGGATTCTGATGTGCAAAGTCTTATCAGAGGTTCGCCCGGATTTCAAGGTAATGGGAAATTTCCTTTTGGAAAAGATCAAACCTATGGAACCGTATGTAATCGCTGTAAACCCTTTTGAAAACAGAAAAGAAGCTTACAGCAGCTCTTCAGGAATGCGTGAAACACTCAAGCATTTACAAAACGGAGGCTGCGTAGGTATTTTCCCGGCAGGAGAAGTTTCCAACAAGAACAATCCTTACGGAGAAATTTTAGATAAGGAATGGGAAAAAACGGCACTTAAGCTAATCAGAATGGCTAAAGTGCCGGTAGTTCCTATGTATTTCCATGCCAAGAACAGCCGTCTTTTTTATCAGGTGGCTAAGCTTCATCCGAATTTGCAGACTTTGATGCTTCCCGCAGAAATGATGAATGATAGAGAAAAACCTATCAGAATCAGAATCGGGCGCCCTATCACTGTAAAGGCAATGGATGACATGGAAACAATCGAGGAATTGGGTGAGTTTCTGAAGCGTAAGGTTTATATGATGAAATCTTACTATGAAAAGAGAAAATCCCTTGCTCAAAGCATCAATCTTCAGAATTTATCGGTGAAATTTCCTTTGCTGAAGGAAGAAAATATTGTTCAGAATATCATTGATGAAACACCTCTGGAAGACATCATTAAAGATGTTGATAAACTGAGAGGAACAGATAAGATGCTGTTCAGTAACGGGAATTACGAAATCTACTTTACCACTTACGAGGAAATCCCTTCTATTATGAGGGAAATCGGACGTCAGAGAGAGCTTACTTTCCGTGCGGTAGGTGAAGGAAGTAATCTTCCGTTTGACCTTGATGAGTATGATAAGCATTACCATCACCTTTTCCTTTGGGACAATGGTGAGAAAAAACTGGCGGGTGCTTACAGAATGGCATTGGGTAGAGAGGTCATGAAGAAATATGGCATCAAAGGCTTCTATACAAGCTCTTTGTTTGAGTTTGAGCAGGATATTCACCCTTTCTTTAAAAAGGTGATTGAAATGGGCCGTGCTTATATCTGCCAGGAGTATCAGCAGAAACCACTTCCACTCTTCCTTTTATGGAGAGGGATTGTACATGTCTGCCTGAGAAACCCGGATCATAAATTCCTTATGGGAGGTGTGAGTATCTCTAATAAATTCTCGGAATTCTCAAAATCTCTGATGATTGAGTTTATGCGTTCCAATTATTTTGATTCCGCTGTAGCCCAGTATATCACTCCAAGGAATGAATATAAGGTAAAGCTTCGTGACAGGGATAAAAATATTTTCTTTGAGGAAATGGAGTCTGATCTTAATAAACTGGACAAAATCATTGATGATCTTGAACCTGAATTGAGACTGCCTGTTCTGATCAAAAAATACATCAAGCAAAATGCTAAAGTAATTGCTTTCAATGTTGATCCAAACTTCAATGATGCGATAGACGGATTGATGTATATCCGAATTAGTGATCTTCCGGAAAACACAATCAAACCGGTATTGGAAGAGATGAGCGAGCAGATAAGAAAGGAGCAGGAAAATAATCCGGCTGATAATCAGTAA
- a CDS encoding DUF3472 domain-containing protein codes for MRIKLLTDTFLGIALLVFQSCAETPMVTEDTAAAQKNGSSLKNASSFNVPVAGNSFFTVKPSGASEVITSTNLGNWTNSATVISTYFRVSNTGTLNIGLKASVPSGTSVVKVTVGSTSKNITLTGSAYTDYTVGDFTVSTPGYVKVDLQGVSKTGGYFADVTDVTFSGAASTGTNIYSNDPSYYYWARRGPSCHLNYVIPTTDNVSYYYNEVTVPAGEDKIGSYFMANGFSAGYFGMQVNSATERRILFSVWSPFETDDPNNIPPDHKIVLNRAGTGVTIGEFGNEGSGGQSYYKYNWSAGQTYKFLLKGEPDGTGKTDFTAWFLSPDMTTWKLIASWKRPQTSTYLKSFYSFVENFNPENGYQGRKAEFKNQWIRTSNGSWIAISGAKFSVDNTYNAKQRIDAMGGTSGNAFYLQNGGFFNTTVAPGSQFSVTAPTQAPNIDFSTLP; via the coding sequence ATGAGAATAAAATTATTAACCGATACTTTTCTGGGTATCGCTTTGCTTGTTTTTCAATCCTGTGCAGAAACGCCTATGGTAACAGAGGACACTGCTGCTGCACAAAAAAATGGCTCATCTTTAAAGAACGCATCATCCTTCAATGTACCTGTTGCCGGGAATTCTTTTTTTACAGTAAAACCTTCGGGAGCCAGCGAAGTGATTACTTCTACTAATTTAGGTAACTGGACAAACTCTGCCACTGTTATCAGCACATATTTCAGAGTGAGCAATACAGGAACATTAAACATAGGATTAAAAGCTTCTGTTCCTTCAGGTACAAGTGTTGTAAAAGTAACTGTGGGCAGCACATCCAAAAATATTACTTTAACGGGATCGGCTTATACAGATTATACTGTTGGAGATTTTACCGTTTCTACTCCGGGTTACGTAAAAGTTGATCTTCAGGGTGTTTCTAAAACCGGTGGATACTTCGCAGATGTTACGGATGTTACCTTCAGCGGCGCAGCCTCTACAGGAACCAATATTTACAGCAATGATCCTTCATATTATTATTGGGCACGCAGAGGGCCTTCCTGTCATCTAAACTACGTCATTCCAACTACTGATAATGTCAGCTATTATTACAACGAGGTGACAGTTCCTGCGGGAGAAGATAAAATTGGTTCTTATTTTATGGCCAATGGCTTTAGCGCAGGCTATTTTGGAATGCAGGTGAATTCTGCCACAGAAAGAAGAATTTTATTCTCAGTATGGAGTCCATTTGAGACGGATGATCCCAATAATATTCCTCCTGATCATAAAATTGTTCTCAACAGAGCAGGTACAGGGGTAACAATTGGAGAATTTGGTAATGAGGGTTCTGGTGGACAAAGTTATTACAAGTATAACTGGAGTGCAGGGCAAACTTATAAATTTCTACTGAAAGGTGAACCGGACGGAACCGGGAAAACAGATTTCACCGCCTGGTTCTTATCACCTGATATGACAACATGGAAACTGATCGCCAGCTGGAAGCGACCTCAGACCAGTACTTATCTTAAAAGCTTCTATAGCTTTGTTGAAAATTTCAATCCTGAAAATGGATATCAGGGCAGAAAAGCAGAATTTAAAAATCAGTGGATTAGAACTTCAAACGGCAGCTGGATCGCTATTTCCGGAGCAAAGTTTAGTGTAGACAACACCTATAACGCAAAACAAAGAATAGATGCAATGGGAGGAACAAGCGGTAATGCCTTCTATTTACAAAATGGAGGATTCTTTAATACAACTGTTGCTCCGGGCTCACAGTTTTCTGTTACAGCACCTACGCAAGCTCCTAATATTGATTTTTCAACGCTTCCTTAA